GTGATCTCCTGGGCGATCTTCGAGAGGCTGCGATAGCGGGCGCCACGGTACTCGAAGCCGTCCTCGAGCACGGTGACCCGGTGCTCGACGCCCTGGTGCTCGCGGACCAGCACCGTGCTTGGTGGGGGAAGGCATGGGTCGCGGTCCTTCACCTGGTCCGGCTCGGGGGCCTGATGGACCGGCCCGCCACCGTTGCTCGATCGCCATCGGACCGGGGCGCCGGGCGCCAGCTCAGCGATGCGAGCCCGGGCGTGGTCCGAGAGTCCGCCCTCGGCCAGCTCCTGGATCCGCCAGGCGATCTTCTTGCGCAGGTGGTCCTTGTTGCGCGAGCGGGTCGGCTCGTCGAACACCTCGCGGTACCGCTCGCAGAGCTGGCCCACTGTCATCTCGCGCAGGGTGGCGAGCTGCCCGGAGACGCCGGCCACGGCCCGGCGCGCCTTGCTCGCCGCTTCCTTCTTTCGTGGGTTCATCGTCATCCTCCTCGGCTCGCCGGGCTGCTCGGTGGGCCCGGCCTCATCAGCCATGGAGGCGTTGTTCGCCGGGTAAAGCAACTCTCAATTCCTAGTGTTTTCAACTGGTTGACGGTTCCGC
Above is a window of Pseudomonadota bacterium DNA encoding:
- a CDS encoding DUF2924 domain-containing protein, encoding MNPRKKEAASKARRAVAGVSGQLATLREMTVGQLCERYREVFDEPTRSRNKDHLRKKIAWRIQELAEGGLSDHARARIAELAPGAPVRWRSSNGGGPVHQAPEPDQVKDRDPCLPPPSTVLVREHQGVEHRVTVLEDGFEYRGARYRSLSKIAQEITGTRWNGYLFFRLKNRAKERGAGGEA